Proteins co-encoded in one Salvelinus sp. IW2-2015 linkage group LG17, ASM291031v2, whole genome shotgun sequence genomic window:
- the LOC111976470 gene encoding peptidyl-prolyl cis-trans isomerase FKBP1A, with amino-acid sequence MGVEIETITPGDGRTFPKKGQTCVVHYVGSLTDGRKFDSSRDRDKPFRFKIGKQEVIRGWEEGVVQMSVGQRAKLTCSPDFAYGAKGHPGIIPPNATLIFDVELLSLE; translated from the exons ATGGGAGTAGAAATTGAGACAATAACCCCGGGCGATG GAAGGACCTTCCCTAAAAAAGGACAGACGTGTGTGGTGCATTATGTTG GCTCCCTGACGGATGGACGCAAGTTTGACTCCTCCCGTGACAGGGACAAGCCCTTCAGGTTTAAAATAGGAAAACAGGAAGTGATCCGTGGCTGGGAAGAGGGAGTCGTGCAG ATGAGTGTCGGTCAGAGAGCCAAGCTGACCTGCTCGCCTGACTTTGCCTACGGGGCAAAGGGCCACCCGGGGATCATTCCACCCAACGCCACCCTCATCTTTGATGTTGAGCTACTGAGCCTTgaatga